The Vanessa cardui chromosome 2, ilVanCard2.1, whole genome shotgun sequence genome contains the following window.
AATTCAGGCTTTGCAGgtgttacttttttcttttgcggtgtaaatatttcttcatcTGAGTCATCTTTGATTTGACGtctttttctattttgttttttctaataagaatttcaaataatttaaattatttttacataaaatgacaatgttatgttatttataaacctATTATTATGATTCAACATTAATAAACTCAACTTTGTCAGTACACAAGATGaagtgatataaaaaaaatataatattagtaaataggTGAGTAAATTACCTTTTGAGTGATTTGTACATCTGGTGATTCAGGTATCACATCGCTGTCCTCATCctttgttttcttttcttttttcaatgaaaaaaatgaCCTTATAtcctgaaattttaataatcatacattatttattgtagttAGATTTGGTCATCACATGTTAAATAAAGAAGAATGGCCTctattttcatcaaattagttCAGCAGTGTGGCCTTAAGCATTaataaacagatagacagacaaacagaggtCATGAAACATATTAACATTTCCTTTTTTCAATATTCATGTACATATTGACATGACATGTGGAAAAGACACAAAATtgcaataagaaatatttttttctttgaatactttctttttatattattttattaagaaaactaaTAGTCCATTCGATGATATATATATCACAAagctaaaaacaaaacaaaaacaaatattaacaagTAAACATAAAGCAAAACAAACttttaagtacataatatagTTAGAGGAACTAAACTTTTACTATTTATAGGCATATAAATAGTTACTTTTCtttcctatttaaataaatataaataagaacaaATAGGTATGACTACATAAATTATGGACCAttcttataacattaataaaggcTTAATAAAGGCTATGGTAAGGTTTCTCTCTGAGTGAAGgaataaaaagtgttttgtatagtattgttatgttttggtatgttaaaaagattattatattttaagcgaAGATTATTAGTTATAGTTTAAGATTTCATATATCTGAAAAGATAAGGATTCTCTAGACGCAGAGAAGATAAAACAGGTAAATTTTCATAAAGATACAGCATTTCTTTTCTTTTAGTTCTATACGTTTTCgttgtattttatatcttttttaaagTATCACACTGaagatttcttttaaattaatgccAATTTGAAAGATTATATAGGAaatgtattgtatgtattttgaataatgtaaataataaaataaaatgtgcgTCAAACACTTGAACAGTACGACGTACTTACCCTAGACATTTTATAGACTATAAATCAACAATTTCTATTCAATTGCATACCACATACACATTTGTTGTgataataacgaaaaaatattattacaatcaatCCAACTAATACAACGATTTGCGAAaaatgtaacttttaaaatttcgcTACCGCCAAACTGTTAAAATATTCGTTTGACATtgacaatgataattattgaCAATCATGTCACTGTGTggggttaaaaatattttttttaaattacatactataaaatagGCCATAAGTACATTATCATACTTCTTAATTCTAATTATTACTTCTACTTTAAATACTTTGCTAAAGttagtttataaaattcaaagttattaattatttaacacaaaTAGATACTTCATCTGAATAAAAAGCTTATTTATAGAGGACTTTCATCGATTCATTATAGAAACCTTTAGAGAAAagattaacaaattaaaagtttaatttaaccGAATCACTATAGTTTTCTACGGTactttgtgatttttttaatttaatatccaAATAAATGTCGAAAACAAATGGATTTTATATGTTCACGGAAAACTtgcgataataatataatataaacacataaaaagtaGTTAGTATTTGtactgaaaaaaatacaatatacaaaagaGGTGTCATAACGATTATTCTTACATTTTCTTAGTTTATCTTTTCCAACTGATATTACTAAATGACGttgataatttacataattctaatgatacttttttaaacagttaaaaaaacaactaaaaatttaaaatgcaatgttattttttatgtatgttttccTAATTATACAAATAGCAAAATGTTCTCGAGTTGGTAGTACTTTGTTTTACAAACGACTTGCTCAAGCTAACTGTTGGAGCGAAGACGACTTAGCTAAATTACGtgttagaaaaataattgaagaaGTTATGCCACCACCTGTTACACCAGATATTGTTAACgataattatattacagaatCTTTAAAGTATTTTCGAAATACCTTTAAAATAGTTGATAATAATTCAGATAAGGATACCGTCGACATTCTTAAAGAAGTTCTAGCGGACGCCATAGGAGCACATATGAGGAGTGAAATTCTCCCAACTGCTAGATTTGCTTACTATGCTGGGTATGCCTCATACAGAAATGTAAAAGAATTGCACGATTTCTTtgatgacataaaaatattgttaaatacgCAAGGTATAGGTTGGAAAAAATCTGACAGTATTCCACCATGGACAAATTTTACAGTTGAGAAGGTTCGAATTGGTCcaacttatttatttgatcCCTGTGCCCGGTTAGTGACAAAACGTGATTCAAACTCCTGTATTCATATACCAGCGCCCATGACGGACGATCATTTCAAACCATCTGCAATTGCTCTGCCATGGAAATCTAATGGCTTGTTTAGTTTAGTATCACCACTCTCAGAGAATGTACTACTAAAATATTACACAGCCGTCTCAAAGTGCATATTACATAATTCTCCAGATTCGTGCCGTCATTCCGATTTCGTTAGTTTTAACAATGACCTTTGGCATTGGATGAAAAGAGATGTTGCGCCTCGGCTTACCGATGAAAAACTGTACGCTGCTTACGGGGGAATTTTACGAATAGCAGCAGCAGTTCAAAATTATGGAAAAGGATTACATCGACGAAACCTTTTCGATATCCAAGATCCTGGGACAATAAAATGGCATCCCTGGAAAACGCTTAAGGAatcgtatgtatatattaacacCGATTGGACACCACATATGTACATTGCGGTTATAGTGATGATAGGATTAGCTATTTGTATTCTACAGGTATGTTACAGTTATATAACAGGTAACAATGATGGTTGTCCCTGTAGAGGTGTACATCCTCCTTCGACGAGTAAGGACGTAGCCTATGCAAAGGTAGAGTCTAATATACCAGCCATGTTGCCTTCTCACCAAAGCGCAGTTTATTTTACTGAAAAAAGACGGCCAAAAGTGACGTCATCTAAAACAAAGTCTTCATCTCTAGGAtctttaaagaaacaaaaagtatATGATATGCATGAAAACACCGAAAAGCTTATGGCGGTAATAATGAGTGATAATGAAGGTACGAGTGAAGATTCAGCTATAGTTGGTAGTGTTGGCGGTAGAATCATTGACAACGCAACAGATAAAGAACATTTGGAGAGACCAAAGAGTCCACCAAAGATTGAAACGCCGATTACTCAAATGAAAATCGAAAAGACACTTACCAAGATAAGAACTCGTGTACCGATGTATTCAACTAGTACGGTAACAAATTCAGAACAAACATGCCTAGGTGTACACGCGACGGATTCTTGGACTGGTTCGTGTAGCTCCACTTCAACACAATCTGTTACTTCGGCCAGTACGAAGTCCAGATTTCGTAAATCCAAAAGCTCTCGTGACTTGGCGTGGGCGCGACGCGTGGTCTCAAAACATTCTCTACGCGCGAAGTCTACCTCTGGTACAGAACTTGATATAAATTCTTACACGACGCCACCATCACAACGGTAAAATATAGATCCATTTCAATTCTTCGTAAAAGCTATACATGATTTTTagggaatttaattttatagaattacTATGTATTGTCTAAGGTATATTCTTTTTATGTAAGGCTTATTTGAAATTGTTAAGGTAATTATTATTCGTTAGttgtacttatatttatagataaataaataataaataaaagtatatcgtATTGTGTTTTGTTACCGATACAAAATTAAGTGTAATTTAAGGAACCTTaacaaaacaatagaaaaataagtttattttttaaaaagacacTTGGAAATTGATGATATGCATGAGCGTGTGAGTTTATCCTGGAGTTTTATAGAATCAAAGTATATAATAGCCTCGTCTGCCACCCGAACACTATTTCGTTTGAACTTTCAGAAATATTTGATATGTTATTTCAGTGTATGGAGACATACTCGTGCTGTAATTTGTTTGTGCATGTGTTTATAGCGATACATCTGTACTttgtatactattattataaatgcggaaTTAACTCTGTGTAACCTCTCTGCGTTAAAATCGCTAAATCGatatcgatgaaatttggtctgGAGATAGTTTCAGCCAGGGGAGGACTTAGACTTCTTTTCTAAAATCTAAAATGATATACAAGTTGGCTTTAtaagcactttgaatcgtcattttacagaattgagtaaagctaccaccggttcggaatgtagccGGTTCTGTTACATGTTTTGATTTTTAGCATTTCAAATTTTTCTTATATACAACCCGACCATTGACATACACAATACATATCTACATATCTGGTCTTAACATAGATTTAAGGTACCATCAATTGGTAAAAAAAGTTGAATGAAaccaatattttaatctataaatatgaaTCAGATTTGCTTATCATTTAGAATTatatcgacgacctccgtggtcgagtgaatacaccggtattcatgggttgccactccgaggtcccgggttcgatttacgaccgagtcgatgtagattatcattagttccCTATATTGttttgggtttgggtgtttgtggtgcagtcgttacttctgattttccataacacaaatgcttttgctacttatattgggatcagagtaattatgtgatgtctcatatttattattattattatatttgctggttttatttcattacgaaatattttaaaacataatttaccaAAGATCACATTCGTTACAACATATTCTGATGAGTGTGGTACCGTCTTTATGACAAACGCAGGATTAAAAAAACGAatacgttattattaatattttattaggtacTGTGTCATACACAATCGTCACGAGagtaacgtaaaataaaaacgtcGATAAATTGACAatgaataaatactttaaacaaaaaaaaaatctccaacGCATTTATAaactatcaaataaatatacatatcacAAATAACACACTTTGTACCTTGATAACTgtcattaattacttatatttatatgctaTGGAATAAATTGTCCTTAAAACTATATATCGAATATTGCAATCacagtaatatttcatttaatatctaaatttataacaaaaataaatttaaatttacgttaTAAGATCAAACGATATCGCAAAACTGACACATAAGTAAAACATATTTGATACAAAACTAAAAGATTCCTGATGAACAGATAATTTATACTAAAGAAGATTGAACTATTTAttgtcaataaaattttaacacaagACATCTGAACGCTGCCTTAACTACCCTTTTCATAGAATGTATATTCCGATTTAAACATTCAGAATGCCGAATATAGTAGATTCTTATCCCAACAATTAtaatcatttcaattttattataaagtaaaaatgataCATTAAATATGTTTCATCGTTTGGTCATTTGATTAGTTGTTTATGCACAGAAAAGttcacataatattatgtaaactttCCTGAAAAAGAATTAATGACTGCTGGCCCACAGTTTAAATAACTGCTTCTTTGTTTAACGCTCAATGCGTGTGTAGCTATTAATTGCATTACACCTCAGATCAATtacttattatgtatattggtaTGTATGAAGTATAATTAagaagagattatttttaatttcagaataattataaaacagttACAAGAACTAATTTgaaccatttttaatatattttttaatttatttgaacgatagcaaatttaattttaatgatgtaTTCATTCCTTAACGCTGTCTCTTTCTTTGTCGTTACATAAGGCATTAGTGTGACGGGGAGCGCCATATGACCCGCTGCTTACTCCGCTTGGGTACCCAGTCATTAGTactaataagaattataaaagcatataaaatatatttttgctgtCCAGCTATTGActtgtatttacattaaaaatataaaagagcaAATAACCGTTCGTGAAACACCATGGAGTGCAAAGAAACCTAGAAAAACAACGACAAAAGAAAATACATTCTGACAAAAAAACTGTCTGCCTGACTTTCATGTGTTTTGAAATCGGGCAgtcgatttatttaaaagatgttattttatcaatatataactttaaaatactgACAATAAAAGGCactgaatattttaacatttgtcgcttataatttgtgaatataattttgaacacattaaataattttcctaTATCACAAATGggtagtaatattaataatcagaATTATATTTCCTCGTTACATTTTGAACATAATACTTACAGAGAATACGGtggaaattaaattagaaaattaaacGAAATCTACACCCAATACTATTTGATTAATACTAAAGAATAAGAAAGgggatatatattaaaactattaggGTGCTATCACACTGATTGCTATACTTatctatactctattccaaccataacaggagaaaatccaaataaacaacatttgacagcaaattgaagCGATTTCATTGGTTAAGAGCTTGACTAATtaatgatattcactatggaagTAATGGCGTTATGAActtcgacgaaactgttatcggaattttggaagtaaaattaatgtgATATAAGTAGATAAGTACATATTAatgataggctatttgactggtttttaaaatccattttatattatttagtagaagttaaggaacccagtaaaagttgtgtgttttatttgtagtacatattttccgaaaaatatcatattaaaaattccatatttaaaatcgcccgcaaacgctacttggacaatatggcgcggcaatggagtcggtgacgtcactttcttgtattttaatctgtggtacatatggtagtaaagcaaagtttacaagaaagtgactacatcataagcccggccaattatacttaataaattaatatattatatttacttaattaattaatatatttatacttaataaattaagtattatttttcagCTTTCTTTAGtagataaccatttttaaactcgtaatatacactgattacaataattcacaatgtatttttcgcattgtcaaatagcctattacttcttagtagtgcacaatatagctggcGCTATTAGctaatcgcatgaaatacgtacaTCTAAggattgtttatctttattcctactttGATTGGAATTAGTTATAGTAAGTTTAGCTAATCAACAGATACCTCGATCGGATCAATGTGGTTTGTTTCAACAATTATCAATAGTCGATCATCCAGTGTAGTACCAccctacatacatacaatacaaaGGACAGAAATGTAAGACTAATTTGTTCAAAATGTTACCTGTAAatgactaatataataatagtagttACGTTATTTCTGTATGTCTTTGTACTGGCGGTTGCTCCACTTGCGGTGCATGTGCTTCACGATGTAGAGCGGCAAGCAAGACACGAGTGTGATCGTTGTCACCTTCCACCAAAAGTCCCAGTGCCTTATGAAGTCTGCGTCTGTTTAACGGGACAGCACGATTAAAAACTAGATTTAACTAGATTTTGGTCAtcaataagagtcgagatggcccagtggttagaacgcgcgcatcttaaccgatgattgcgggtcaaacccaggcaagcaccgctgattcatgtgcttaatttgtctttataattcatctcgtgctcagcggtgaaggaaaacatcgtgaggaaacctgcatgtgacaaatttcttagaaattctgccacatgtgtattccaccaacccgcattggaacagcgtggtcgaatatgttccaaaccttctcctcaaagggagaggaggcctttagaccagcagtaggaatttacaggctgttgttgttgttgttgatcatCAAAAAAGTGGTTACAATGTTGTTAATAAAGGCGACGAAAGACGTAAGGACACACCATAGGGTCAATTAAAGTCGGACCCATTGGGCCAAAATTCAATGACGCGGTTAGCTATTGGATAAACCCGGGCAAGGAGGTACATCTCAAAGCCCGTACCCGACCCAAAGTCCAAAAGGGAGGCACTAACTCTCAAAGTCGACGAATAACACGGTGAACACTTTTTGGaaagctttttatttataaattgtgttattatttaatttgattctcTAGTCTAGAATAGTCTCTTGATTACTTAAGAGTATATATACAACTATACTTTCACTAATTTATGAACACTATACATACCAAAGTAGGTGGTAAAGATGAGTAACGTGGCGGTGTACATGAGCAGACTGATGAGTTCCGCGAGGATCATGAGCCGGTGCCAGGTGTCCACGGTGAGCGCCACCATTATCAGCTCCGTCAGGATCAGCGCCGTGTAGCTGATCTCTACGATGTGGATCAGCTGCTCTTCAAATAGGACCAGCGCTCCGTACATTATGACACCACCTACGGATGTTATTTAATGAGAAATGCTGACTGAGCctagatgacccagtggttagaagccGTTACATCATAAAtcatgattacgggttcaaacccaagtaaACAACAtggaatattcatgtgcttaatttgcgtttataattcatctcgtgctcattggtgaagaaaaacattgcgagtaaaccagcatgtgtctaatttcatcgaaattctgccacatgtgcattccaccaacccgcattggaacagcgtggtggaatatgttctaaaccctctcctttttacacaaattaagcacatatatatatagtggtgcttgcctgggtttgaactcgcaatcatcggataagatgcacgtgttctaaccactgggccatctcacctcTCGTAAGTAAGTTGGGTATTCCATGGATGAATTTTATCCATCAGGCATGTTTTGTGTCAATCGTAAGGGGTTaagaaaataagtataattattcaaatgtttACCTTGATAAATAGATATTCCGATCCATATGTAAAACGTTTTGTACGACAGTTG
Protein-coding sequences here:
- the LOC124539947 gene encoding uncharacterized protein LOC124539947 gives rise to the protein MLFFMYVFLIIQIAKCSRVGSTLFYKRLAQANCWSEDDLAKLRVRKIIEEVMPPPVTPDIVNDNYITESLKYFRNTFKIVDNNSDKDTVDILKEVLADAIGAHMRSEILPTARFAYYAGYASYRNVKELHDFFDDIKILLNTQGIGWKKSDSIPPWTNFTVEKVRIGPTYLFDPCARLVTKRDSNSCIHIPAPMTDDHFKPSAIALPWKSNGLFSLVSPLSENVLLKYYTAVSKCILHNSPDSCRHSDFVSFNNDLWHWMKRDVAPRLTDEKLYAAYGGILRIAAAVQNYGKGLHRRNLFDIQDPGTIKWHPWKTLKESYVYINTDWTPHMYIAVIVMIGLAICILQVCYSYITGNNDGCPCRGVHPPSTSKDVAYAKVESNIPAMLPSHQSAVYFTEKRRPKVTSSKTKSSSLGSLKKQKVYDMHENTEKLMAVIMSDNEGTSEDSAIVGSVGGRIIDNATDKEHLERPKSPPKIETPITQMKIEKTLTKIRTRVPMYSTSTVTNSEQTCLGVHATDSWTGSCSSTSTQSVTSASTKSRFRKSKSSRDLAWARRVVSKHSLRAKSTSGTELDINSYTTPPSQR